A single region of the Drosophila miranda strain MSH22 chromosome 2, D.miranda_PacBio2.1, whole genome shotgun sequence genome encodes:
- the LOC108154337 gene encoding attacin-A-like yields MQKGSIIIVALVALGAIAEALAQTVPYHPPPTQPPRYRFRRQVLGGSLASNPAGGADARMDLTKAIGTPDHNAVVQAFAAGNTQSGPVTTGGTAAYNIHGHGASVTRTNTPGVKDAFQQEIHANLFNDGVHNLDAKAFASQNKLANGFEFQRNGAALDYSHVRGHGASVTHSNFPGIGRQLGAEARANLWSSADRNTHIDLTGSANKWMSGPFSNQKTDFGAGLGLTHHFGG; encoded by the exons ATGCAGAAAGGAAGCATTATAATTGTGGCACTTGTTGCCCTGGGAGCCATAGCCGAAGCACTGGCCCAAACGGTGCCCTACCACCCACCACCGACACAACCACCTCGTTATCGCTTCCGTCGTCAGGTTCTGGGCGGCTCATTGGCCTCCAACCCGGCTGGCGGCGCCGATGCCCGGATGGATCTGACCAAGGCAATTGGCACTCCCGATCACAATGCGGTGGTTCAGGCCTTTGCGGCCGGCAACACCCAATCGGGTCCAGTCACCACTGGCGGAACTGCGGCCTACAACAT CCATGGCCATGGTGCCTCTGTGACCAGGACAAACACTCCCGGCGTGAAGGACGCCTTCCAGCAGGAGATCCATGCCAATCTCTTCAACGACGGCGTACACAACCTCGATGCCAAGGCTTTCGCTTCGCAGAACAAGCTGGCCAACGGCTTCGAGTTCCAACGCAATGGCGCCGCCTTGGACTACTCCCACGTCAGGGGTCATGGAGCCAGTGTGACGCACAGCAACTTCCCCGGCATCGGTCGTCAGCTGGGCGCCGAGGCTCGTGCCAATCTCTGGTCCTCTGCCGATCGCAACACGCACATAGATCTGACCGGATCGGCCAACAAGTGGATGAGTGGCCCATTCTCCAATCAAAAGACAGACTTTGGCGCTGGTCTGGGTCTTACCCATCATTTCGGTGGATAA
- the LOC108157617 gene encoding ecdysteroid-regulated 16 kDa protein, giving the protein MKLNSGLFLICAALLGCSTATEVRPCPKSKSKALSSSDVSISNCPKNRCILKRNTEASIMMKIRPERDFQELNSDIQGIILDVPLPFPGYYGTSACPHIYDEAGEKQVGCPLKAGQTYTYKNSFKILPLYPTVSLEIHWGLGDKEGDAACFQIPAKIKA; this is encoded by the exons atGAAGCTCAACTCTGGTCTGTTTTTGATCTGTGCCGCCCTGCTCGGATGCTCGACAGCCACTGAGGTCAGGCCCTGCCCGAAAT CCAAGTCGAAGGCCCTGAGCTCCAGTGATGTGTCCATCTCCAATTGTCCCAAGAACAGGTGCATACTGAAGCGCAACACGGAGGCCAGCATCATGATGAAGATCCGGCCGGAGCGCGACTTCCAAGAGCTCAACTCGGACATTCAGGGCATCATTTTGGACGTGCCACTGCCCTTCCCCGGCTACTACGGCACCAGTGCCTGTCCGCACATCTACGATGAGGCTGGCGAGAAGCAGGTGGGCTGCCCGCTGAAGGCCGGCCAGACGTACACCTACAAGAACAGCTTCAAGATCCTGCCCCTTTACCCCACCGTCAGCCTGGAGATCCACTGGGGATTGGGCGACAAGGAGGGCGATGCGGCCTGCTTCCAGATACCCGCCAAGATCAAAGCCTAG
- the LOC108157616 gene encoding neuropeptide CCHamide-1, translating to MWYMKCSWTLLVFVALFALVSGSCLEYGHSCWGAHGKRSGGKAAVAAKAGGNPLAVETLAEQLYNNNQNNNQNIREDTDDDTNNTNNISSLNNMPPRAPALSAQSGDPEERNRNNRNHEANDLKWAQLMRQQHRYQLRQQQQQQQQSRLGAGGRGGGQYDAAADSWRKLQEALIMAQAQAQAQVEAEAEGEAEAEQQQQTLSELYELKK from the exons ATGTGGTACATGAAGTGCAGTTGGACTTTGTTGGTATTTGTGGCACTCTTTGCCCTGGTGTCAG GTTCCTGCTTGGAATACGGACATTCCTGTTGGGGAG CTCACGGCAAGCGTTCCGGTGGTAAGGCAGCAGTTGCAGCCAAG GCTGGCGGCAATCCTCTTGCGGTGGAAACTCTGGCAGAGCAGCTCTATAACAACAACCAGAACAACAACCAAAACATTCGTGAAGACACCGATGACgacaccaacaacaccaacaacatcagcagccTGAACAACATGCCCCCGAGAGCTCCTGCCTTGTCTGCACAAAGTGGTGACCCCGAGGAACGGAATAGGAACAATCGCAACCATGAGGCCAACGATCTGAAGTGGGCGCAACTGATGAGGCAACAGCATCGCTATCAActgcggcagcagcagcagcaacagcagcagtcaCGACTGGGGGCCGGTGGCAGGGGCGGCGGACAGTACGATGCTGCCGCCGATAGTTGGCGCAAGTTGCAGGAGGCTCTCATCATGGCCCaggcccaagcccaagcccaggtcgaggctgaggctgagggaGAGGCCGAGgccgagcagcagcaacagactCTCAGCGAACTCTATGAACTCAAGAAGTGA
- the LOC108154369 gene encoding 10 kDa heat shock protein, mitochondrial, which translates to MANAIKKVIPMLDRILIQRFEVKTTTAGGILLPEESVPKEMQGLVVAVGPGARNPAGAGHLSVAVKEGDRVLLPKYGGTKVDMDDKREYELFRESDILAKLE; encoded by the coding sequence ATGGCCAACGCTATTAAGAAGGTCATTCCCATGCTGGACCGCATACTGATCCAGCGCTTCGAGGTGAAGACTACCACTGCAGGTGGCATACTGCTGCCGGAGGAGTCGGTGCCGAAGGAGATGCAGGGCTTGGTGGTCGCCGTTGGACCCGGCGCTCGCAACCCGGCCGGAGCTGGCCACCTGTCCGTCGCCGTCAAGGAGGGTGATCGTGTCCTGTTGCCCAAGTACGGGGGCACTAAGGTGGACATGGACGACAAGCGCGAGTACGAGCTCTTCCGCGAGAGCGACATCCTGGCGAAGCTGGAGTAG
- the LOC108157784 gene encoding pyrokinin-1 receptor isoform X2, with protein MPDSDSESEILAGATDDNVPLWTAGNVSQLLGPARDPLAIVVPVTVVYSLIFLSGVVGNISTCIVIKKNRSMHTATNYYLFSLAISDFLLLLSGVPQEVWFIWSKYPYVFGEYFCLGRGLLAETSANATVLTITAFTVERYIAICHPFLGQAMSKLSRAIRIIGLVWALAVLTAIPQAAQFGINSYAGVDKCVVVRVIVEHSFQLSTFIFFFAPMSIIFVLYLLIGLQLYRSNLSDGPAPALAPSRRPPLKSVQSDTILYRYAGSNSAVNINGGGSGAQLSSVRGRLNHYGTRRVLRMLVAVVVCFFLCWAPFHAQRLIAIYAPARGAKLHEQHELLYTVMTYVSGVLYYLSTCINPLLYNIMSNKFREAFKAVLFGKKLSKGSLNSRNHIESQRLRRALNSSSQTQRVSIESADAQQSKQTLTQTPHHDRLALAKPQLASQYAMINAQIN; from the exons ATGCCAGACTCCGACTCCGAATCGGAGATCCTGGCCGGCGCCACCGACGACAACGTCCCCCTGTGGACGGCTGGGAATGTGAGCCAACTGCTCGGACCGGCACGCGATCCATTGGCCATTGTGGTGCCGGTGACAGTCGTCTACTCGCTGATATTCCTCAGCGGCGTGGTGGGCAACATTAGCACCTGCATCGTAATCAAGAAGAACCGCTCGATGCACACGGCCACCAACTATTACCTCTTCTCGCTGGCCATCTCCGATTTCCTACTGCTGCTCTCGGGCGTGCCCCAAGAGGTGTGGTTCATCTGGTCCAAGTATCCGTACGTTTTTGGCGAGTACTTCTGCCTGGGACGCGGTCTGCTGGCCGAGACCTCGGCCAATGCCACCGTCCTGACCATCACCGCCTTCACCGTGGAGCGCTACATAGCCATCTGCCACCCGTTCCTAGGGCAGGCGATGAGCAAGCTCAGTCGGGCCATACGCATCATCGGTCTCGTCTGGGCCCTGGCCGTGCTCACAGCCATCCCGCAGGCGGCGCAATTCGGGATCAACAGCTACGCCGGCGTGGACAAGTGCGTGGTGGTGCGCGTCATCGTCGAGCACTCGTTTCAGCTCTCCACCTTCATCTTCTTCTTTGCGCCCATGTCCATCATCTTTGTGCTGTACCTGTTGATAGGCCTACAGCTCTACCGCTCCAACCTGAGCGATGGCCCGGCCCCAGCTCTGGCGCCGTCCCGGAGGCCGCCGCTGAAGAGTGTGCAGTCGGACACTATCCTGTACCGCTACGCCGGCTCCAACTCCGCGGTGAACATCAATGGTGGGGGATCGGGCGCCCAGCTGAGCTCCGTGCGGGGTCGACTCAATCACTATGGCACACGGCGTGTGCTGAGGATGCTCG TTGCTGTGGTGGTCTGCTTCTTCCTATGCTGGGCCCCCTTCCATGCCCAGCGACTGATTGCCATCTATGCCCCCGCCCGGGGCGCCAAGCTGCACGAACAGCACGAGCTTCTCTACACGGTGATGACTTACGTCTCCGGGGTGCTCTACTATCTCTCCACCTGCATCAATCCGCTGCTCTACAACATCATGAGCAACAAGTTCCGCGAGGCCTTCAAG GCCGTGCTCTTTGGCAAAAAGTTGTCCAAGGGTTCGTTGAACTCCCGCAACCACATCGAGTCGCAGCGGTTGAGGAGAGCCCTGAACTCCTCCAGCCAGACGCAACGCGTTTCCATTGAGTCGGCGGATGCGCAACAGTCGAAACAGACACTAACGCAG ACCCCGCACCATGATCGTCTGGCCCTGGCCAAGCCGCAGCTCGCTTCCCAGTACGCCATGATCAATGCCCAGATCAACTAG
- the LOC108157784 gene encoding pyrokinin-1 receptor isoform X1 translates to MPDSDSESEILAGATDDNVPLWTAGNVSQLLGPARDPLAIVVPVTVVYSLIFLSGVVGNISTCIVIKKNRSMHTATNYYLFSLAISDFLLLLSGVPQEVWFIWSKYPYVFGEYFCLGRGLLAETSANATVLTITAFTVERYIAICHPFLGQAMSKLSRAIRIIGLVWALAVLTAIPQAAQFGINSYAGVDKCVVVRVIVEHSFQLSTFIFFFAPMSIIFVLYLLIGLQLYRSNLSDGPAPALAPSRRPPLKSVQSDTILYRYAGSNSAVNINGGGSGAQLSSVRGRLNHYGTRRVLRMLVAVVVCFFLCWAPFHAQRLIAIYAPARGAKLHEQHELLYTVMTYVSGVLYYLSTCINPLLYNIMSNKFREAFKISLFQAVLFGKKLSKGSLNSRNHIESQRLRRALNSSSQTQRVSIESADAQQSKQTLTQTPHHDRLALAKPQLASQYAMINAQIN, encoded by the exons ATGCCAGACTCCGACTCCGAATCGGAGATCCTGGCCGGCGCCACCGACGACAACGTCCCCCTGTGGACGGCTGGGAATGTGAGCCAACTGCTCGGACCGGCACGCGATCCATTGGCCATTGTGGTGCCGGTGACAGTCGTCTACTCGCTGATATTCCTCAGCGGCGTGGTGGGCAACATTAGCACCTGCATCGTAATCAAGAAGAACCGCTCGATGCACACGGCCACCAACTATTACCTCTTCTCGCTGGCCATCTCCGATTTCCTACTGCTGCTCTCGGGCGTGCCCCAAGAGGTGTGGTTCATCTGGTCCAAGTATCCGTACGTTTTTGGCGAGTACTTCTGCCTGGGACGCGGTCTGCTGGCCGAGACCTCGGCCAATGCCACCGTCCTGACCATCACCGCCTTCACCGTGGAGCGCTACATAGCCATCTGCCACCCGTTCCTAGGGCAGGCGATGAGCAAGCTCAGTCGGGCCATACGCATCATCGGTCTCGTCTGGGCCCTGGCCGTGCTCACAGCCATCCCGCAGGCGGCGCAATTCGGGATCAACAGCTACGCCGGCGTGGACAAGTGCGTGGTGGTGCGCGTCATCGTCGAGCACTCGTTTCAGCTCTCCACCTTCATCTTCTTCTTTGCGCCCATGTCCATCATCTTTGTGCTGTACCTGTTGATAGGCCTACAGCTCTACCGCTCCAACCTGAGCGATGGCCCGGCCCCAGCTCTGGCGCCGTCCCGGAGGCCGCCGCTGAAGAGTGTGCAGTCGGACACTATCCTGTACCGCTACGCCGGCTCCAACTCCGCGGTGAACATCAATGGTGGGGGATCGGGCGCCCAGCTGAGCTCCGTGCGGGGTCGACTCAATCACTATGGCACACGGCGTGTGCTGAGGATGCTCG TTGCTGTGGTGGTCTGCTTCTTCCTATGCTGGGCCCCCTTCCATGCCCAGCGACTGATTGCCATCTATGCCCCCGCCCGGGGCGCCAAGCTGCACGAACAGCACGAGCTTCTCTACACGGTGATGACTTACGTCTCCGGGGTGCTCTACTATCTCTCCACCTGCATCAATCCGCTGCTCTACAACATCATGAGCAACAAGTTCCGCGAGGCCTTCAAG ATATCCCTATTTCAGGCCGTGCTCTTTGGCAAAAAGTTGTCCAAGGGTTCGTTGAACTCCCGCAACCACATCGAGTCGCAGCGGTTGAGGAGAGCCCTGAACTCCTCCAGCCAGACGCAACGCGTTTCCATTGAGTCGGCGGATGCGCAACAGTCGAAACAGACACTAACGCAG ACCCCGCACCATGATCGTCTGGCCCTGGCCAAGCCGCAGCTCGCTTCCCAGTACGCCATGATCAATGCCCAGATCAACTAG
- the LOC108157332 gene encoding uncharacterized protein LOC108157332, whose protein sequence is MGNSLIACGKPSHRRERRFLERLSNTYAQAHRKIEFRMMPLLGLSRNKGSTDSPPLSPEKKDRRAVRKKKVPIDMLPNEMWLEVMSYLTYNDLKQLRMVSWHCRDLVNRRKFMLQGKVIVTRHNLAAIREHVENAPSKLSFERIELRNLKQSPQLDGFLKLVGPEVRHLQVSHAPVFRNINGKMPNLKVLTIAATTVLDDNLGINLKQFINLEAFECDGVSLDSALKLSMLLQLRKPTNKVRLRHLQFEFTHDNEDVLVAVLRDHAKTLEYIDIFFSCSPSVETLPWCLAFEAMSNLGVLKLSGNCHLLLLDSILRAMPQEAPLRQLDLTGMLSLTNELLLYVASKWEFTLKSLDLMFCVQLNSACINALRQLTGQLKCLTMAYCRELTGVALLKGIASKPNYVIQELHLEEVCFIDEESLCELLVRLYNLRRLSLDNCRQAVTDRTMSLICKYQTGLRQLNIEYCIKITDKGFLGCPDFPYPISRLRGLRELNIRGCKNLTDRVLKEALVLPELRILSLGYCSLFYAEGFEALTHNAPAIETLCIASCMKVEDDTVRHIMRNLKRLRSINISNCMRLTLQSIHHILRHGHNMVELIACSIDGMDQEQAQRLIEKQRPQMKQVLL, encoded by the exons ATGGGTAATAGTCTTATTGCGTGTGGAAAACCCAGTCATCGTCGCGAGAGGCGCTTCTTGGAGAGGCTGAGCAACACCTACGCTCAG GCACATAGGAAAATAGAGTTCAGGATGATGCCGCTGCTGGGGCTGTCACGAAACAAGGGTTCGACGGATTCGCCGCCACTCTCGCCGGAGAAGAAGGATCGCAGGGCAGTGAGGAAGAAAAAAGTTCCCATCGATATGCTGCCCAACGAGATGTGGCTGGAGGTCATGTCCTATCTGACCTACAACGATCTCAAGCAGCTGCGGATGGTGTCCTGGCACTGTCGCGACCTGGTCAACCGTCGCAAATTCATGCTACAGGGCAAGGTGATTGTGACCAGGCACAATCTGGCAGCAATCAGGGAGCATGTGGAGAACGCACCTTCGAAACTGAGCTTCGAGCGGATCGAGCTGCGGAACCTAAAGCAGTCCCCGCAGCTGGACGGCTTCTTGAAGCTGGTGGGGCCGGAGGTTAGGCATCTACAGGTGAGCCATGCGCCCGTCTTTCGCAACATAAACGGAAAGATGCCCAACCTGAAGGTGTTGACAATTGCCGCGACCACCGTGCTTGACGATAATCTTGGGATCAACCTAAAGCAGTTCATCAACCTGGAGGCCTTCGAGTGTGACGGCGTCAGTCTGGACTCGGCGCTGAAGCTGAGCATGCTGCTCCAGCTGAGAAAGCCTACAAATAAGGTGCGCTTGCGGCACCTGCAGTTCGAGTTCACCCACGACAACGAGGACGTCCTGGTAGCTGTGCTCCGGGACCATGCTAAGACGCTGGAGTACATAGACATATTCTTCAGCTGCTCCCCCAGCGTCGAGACGCTGCCGTGGTGTCTAGCATTCGAGGCCATGAGCAACCTCGGCGTCCTGAAGCTGTCAGGCAACTGTCACCTCCTCCTTCTGGACTCCATTCTTAGGGCGATGCCGCAAGAGGCTCCGTTGCGGCAACTGGACCTCACCGGCATGCTCTCTCTGACCAACGAACTGCTCCTGTATGTGGCCTCCAAATGGGAGTTTACTCTCAAATCCCTGGACCTCATGTTCTGCGTGCAGCTCAACTCTGCCTGCATCAATGCCCTGCGCCAGCTGACCGGTCAGCTGAAGTGCTTGACCATGGCTTACTGCCGAGAGCTCACCGGCGTGGCCCTTCTCAAGGGGATTGCCTCCAAGCCCAACTATGTAATCCAGGAGCTGCATCTCGAGGAGGTCTGCTTCATCGACGAGGAGTCCCTGTGTGAGCTGCTCGTGCGACTCTATAACCTGCGTCGGCTCAGCCTGGACAACTGTCGGCAGGCGGTGACCGACCGCACCATGTCCCTCATCTGCAAGTACCAGACGGGTCTGCGTCAACTCAACATCGAATACTGCATCAAGATCACGGACAAAGGCTTTTTGGGCTGCCCAGACTTTCCATACCCCATCAGCCGGCTCCGGGGACTACGTGAGCTGAACATACGCGGCTGCAAGAACTTGACGGATCGCGTCCTGAAGGAGGCGCTGGTTCTGCCAGAGCTACGCATCCTCTCGCTGGGCTATTGCTCGCTGTTCTACGCCGAGGGCTTCGAGGCGCTGACCCACAACGCTCCGGCCATCGAGACGCTGTGTATTGCCAGCTGCATGAAAGTCGAAGATGACACCGTGAGGCACATTATGCGCAATCTTAAGCGCTTGCGGAGCATCAACATAAGCAACTGCATGCGACTCACACTGCAGTCCATTCACCATATACTCAGGCATGGGCACAACATGGTGGAGCTGATTGCCTGCTCCATCGACGGCATGGACCAGGAGCAGGCCCAGCGGCTCATCGAGAAGCAGCGCCCACAAATGAAGCAGGTGCTCCTATAG
- the LOC108157334 gene encoding odorant receptor 88a — protein MKNTETRKPIKMEDFLRPQMFQQWTRMVHFAWKRDGSNRLVKSSSIGFWISAVLNLVFFAFNGWDIIGHLMMGKPTNQNPPVLCITIYFSIRGLMLFLKRREIINFVYALDRECPVDIDKQHEIRLERTYSSFWMRYRFLRAYAHLGLPMFCCLPLAVYLLTNDGLGAPITLHQQLLGGWMPFDLRRNPRFYLLVWLFDVSCTACGVSFFLTFDNLFNVMQGHLIMHLNHLCRQLEAIDPAESVTNEVEFFAGLRTLVQRQQLLNRLCGQYNDIFKVAFLVSNFMGSGSLCFYLFMIAETTDIFMIIQYILPTMVLVAFTFEICLRGTQLEEASARLESSLRHQTWYMGSRRYRKFFLLWLQYSQRSQKLGAFGLIEINMVHFTDIMQLAFRLFTFLRSQ, from the exons ATGAAGAACACCGAGACGAGGAAACCGATCAAGATGGAGGACTTTCTGCGGCCCCAAATGTTCCAGCAGTGGACCCGGATGGTGCACTTCGCCTGGAAGCGAGATGGGTCCAATCGTCTGGTAAAATCATCCTCGATTGGCTTCTGGATATCAGCGGTTTTAAATCTGGTGTTCTTTGCGTTCAACGGCTGGGACATTATCGGCCATCTGATGATGGGCAAGCCCACCAATCAGAACCCGCCCGTGCTCTGCATTACCATTTACTTTTCGATCCGGGGACTGATGCTCTTCTTGAAGCGTCGCGAGATCATCAACTTTGTCTACGCATTGGATCGGGAGTGCCCCGTAGACATTGACAAGCAGCATGAAATACGTCTGGAACGTACTTACAGCTCTTTCTGGATGCGCTATCGGTTCCTGCGGGCCTATGCTCATTTGGGATTGCCCATGTTCTGCTGTCTGCCGCTGGCCGTCTATCTGCTGACCAACGACGGCCTCGGGGCGCCTATAACCCTGCACCAGCAGCTGCTCGGCGGTTGGATGCCATTCGACCTGAGGAGGAACCCCAGATTCTACTTACTGGTGTGGTTATTCGATGTGTCGTGCACTGCCTGTGGGGTCTCCTTCTTCCTGACCTTCGACAATCTGTTCAACGTGATGCAGGGACACCTGATAATGCATCTGAATCACCTCTGCAGGCAACTGGAGGCCATCGATCCCGCAGAAAGCGTGACCAATGAAGTTGAGTTCTTCGCAGGTCTGAGGACTCTAGTGCAGCGCCAGCAGCTCCTGAATCGTTTGTGCGGCCAATACAATGACATCTTCAAGGTGGCCTTCTTGGTTAGCAACTTTATGGGGTCCGGATCGCTCTGCTTCTATCTGTTCATGATCGCGGAGACGACGGATATATTCATGATAATTCAGTACATTCTGCCCACTATGGTTCTAGTGGCCTTCACCTTTGAGATCTGTCTGCGCGGCACCCAGCTAGAGGAAGCG TCTGCCCGCCTGGAGTCATCGCTGAGACACCAGACCTGGTACATGGGCAGCAGGAGGTATCGCAAGTTCTTTCTTCTGTGGCTGCAGTACTCCCAGCGCTCCCAGAAGCTCGGGGCCTTTGGATTGATCGAAATCAACATGGTGCACTTTACCGAT ATCATGCAGTTGGCCTTCAGACTCTTCACATTTCTAAGATCGCAATAG